From Paenibacillus sp. PL2-23:
CGCGGACCGAGCTGAAGGAGCGGATGCTGGCACTCAAGGAGCAGATTGTGCAATACGCGAACCTGCAGGTGCCGGATTACGCCAAGGAGCTTCATGGGCAGATTGTATCCTACAACGAGACGCTGCAGCAAAGCCTTGACAAGGCGCTTGCCAATATCGAGCAGGGCAAAGCCGCTCTTGAGGCGACAGGCATTCCTGAAACGCTGAACAAAATCAATGAGCTGCTAGGCCAGCTTAATGACTTAAATCCTAGTCGATAACCGAACGGGATCCACACAACCAAGGAGAGTGCAACAGTATTGGCATCAACGTCTAACGCATCCGATTCACTTTCGTCCAAATATCGTCTAGGCACCTTGCTGCTGGTGGTTATTGTAGCCGGCATGAGCCAAGGGCTTCTGCTTCCGCTGCTATCCATTCTATTGGAGGACGCGGGCGTGTCCTCAGACATGAACGGCATCAATTCCGCCGCGATGTACATCGGCATTTTTGCCACCATGTTTTTCATCGAGAAGCCCGTCAGCCGCTTTGGCTACCGAACCGTCATCATCGCCGGCATGTCGATTGTGATCGCCGCGACGCTGCTCTTCCCGTTGACCCAATCGCTGACGATCTGGTTCATCCTGCGGCTGCTTGTCGGAGTGGGGGACAGCTCGCTGCATTACGCGACCCAGCTCTGGATCGTCAGCTCCAGTCCCAAGGAGCGCCGGGGGCAATATATATCGTTATATGGCATGTCGTACGGCATTGGCTTCAGCTTGGGGCCGCTTGGCATCAACCTGCTTCCGCTGGGAAAAGCGATTCCATTCGTGATTACCAGCGCTTTTTTTGTGCTGGTGCTTCTGCTTGTGCTGCGAATGAGCAATGAATTTCCGGAACGGGCAATCAGGGGGGAAGTCAGCGAGAACCGCTTCTTGAGGACGTATCGCATCGCATGGTTCGTACTCATCCCAAGCTTCCTGTACGGTTTAATGGAAGCGTCGATGAACACCAGCTTCCCACTGTACGGCTTAAGAATCGACCTCAGCCAGCAATGGATTTCGCTGCTCCTGCTTGCATTTGGCGCAGGCAGCCTTATTCTGCAGCTGCCGCTTGGCATGTGGAGCGATCGGATGGGACGCAAGCCCATCCTCATCGGCTGCGGCCTGATTGGCGCCATTGCCTTCCTGTGCATTCCCGCAGCGGGAGGAGAGCTCCTGCTCCTCTTCCTCTTATTTATGATCGCGGGCGGCGTGGTCGGATCCTTCTATTCACTGGGACTCGCTTACGCTGCTGACTTGCTGCCGAGGTCGATCCTGCCGGCGGCTAATGTCATTGCATCGATTCATTTCAGCGTGGGCAGCATTCTGGGTCCAACGCTTGGCGGGTTCGGCATTCGTTACCTTTCTATTCACAGCGTCTTCTTGTTCCTTGGCGGCTCGTTTCTTCTCTTCGCGCTGCTCGGATTTATATTTCGCCCGGCGGCGAAGCAGCAGGAGGCCTGACCTCCTTATTGAATTTGAGCGGGCGGTTTAATAAGGAAGAACACGAGCGCAAGCGTAACAAGGGACAGCGAAGACACGGATATGAATACAAGGCGATGGGATTGATCCATCATCCAGCCGAACAGCGGCGGTCCAAACGCCACCCCAAGAAACCGGAGGCAATTGTAGAGAGAGGTAATCATGCCGCGCTCACTTTTGTCTACGGCCCCTGTAATCATGGTGTTCAAGCAGGGCAGAAGCAAGCCCGTTCCAATGCTGCTAAGCGTCAGGAGTCCAATAAACACATACAGGTTCTGGAGAAAAAAGATAGCTGAGGCAAGCGCAACCGTCATTGTCAACAAGCCCAGGTTGATGAGAAGGCGGATGAGCTTGCCGTTTTTTTTGATCAGACTTCCCGTTGTATAGGAAGTGATGACCATGCCGAGCAGGGGGATGGCAAGTATCAGCCCTTTCTTCACCCCCTCGATCCGATACGGGTCCACTTCCAGGATGTTGGATAGATAGAACAAGACGCCGAACAGAATAAACAAGCCAAGCGATCCCGCAAAAAACGAAGCGATCAGCCAGCGTCCTTTCTCCTTGAACAGGCTGCCGACTTTTTGCAAATATACGCCCAGCTTCTGCTTGTGATCATGCTTCGGCTCCTTAATCAGGAACAAAACAGCCGCTAGCGACAAGGCGCAAAAGACGGGAAAAGCAAAAAACGACGCATACCATACGATAAGCGCAAGCAAGGAACCGATGATGGGACTGAGCACCTTGCCGGCGCCATTGGAGGCTTCTGTCAAGCCAAGTGCTTTGCTTTCCGTTGCCCCATCATACAAATCACCCACCAAGGCCATCGCAATGGGCGCCGTGCCAGCCGCCGCCATGCCCTGTATGGCCCTGGAGATAATAATAACGGTATAGGATTGCCAGATCGCTCCCATCCCCGCAAGCACTCCTGCAGCGCCATAAATAATAAGAGCGGGAATGATGATGGCTTTCCGGCCAAGCTGGTCGGATAAGTACCCGATGATGGGAATAAACAATCCAGCAGCCAGCGAAAAGATGGAAATGACCAAGCTGCTCTGGAATTTCGTAATACCCAAAGCGTTCTGCAGCTCCGGAAGCACGGGCACGAGCATGGAATTGCCGAACACGAGCACCATCGGTATAGAAGCGATTGCCGCAAATTCTAGGATACGTCCCTTGGCGCCTCCGCCAGAGCGGGACGTCATATCTGTCATCTCTCTTTTGCTCTGAAAAGACATGTTGAGCTTACGGGATTTCGTGTTCTGCATATAGCGTCTGGGCTCCTCTTCTTCTCTGCATCCAGCATCTGTTCATCACTATAGGATTTGTAAGTAAGGAGGGGTGTATACATCACTTATATTTGGTATTGACAGCGTGCTGATTGAGGCGTACGATAACGATTATTGTTCATCCGGAGAGGTGGAGATTACCATAGACAGTCCTATCGAATTATCGCGTGGCCGGCAGGACCGCTTTGTCCCGGAGGACCGGGAGAGACTATACAAACGCACGTTATGGACGGTTGTCGCGTCCCAGCTGTTCGGTGGAGCCGGCCTAGCGGCAGGCATTACTGTCGGGGCTTTATTAGCCCAGGATATGCTGGGGACGGACCGATACGCGGGCATCCCAACGGCTTTGCTTACGCTTGGCTCCGCGCTTGCTTCGCTGCTGGTGGGACGTCTATCCGGCAAATACGGCAGGCGCAACGGACTTGCGGGGGGATTTTTTGCAGGGGCTGTGGGAGCAGCGGGTATTGTGGCGGCAGCGATGCTGGAGCATGTAGCGCTGCTGTTCATATCCTTATTCATATACGGCTCAGGCACGGCCTCCAATCTCATTGCCCGCTATGCGGGAACGGATCTGGCATTGCCCCATCAGCGTGCGACTGCCGTCAGTATCGCGTTGGTATCCACAACCTTCGGCGCTGTTGCCGGACCCAATCTAGTGGGCGTCATGGGGCAGTTCGCGGAAGCTGTGAACGTCCCACGACTGGCTGGACCCTTCATGCTGGCAGGGGTTGCCTTCCTGCTGGCGGGAACGGTACTGTTCGTGCTGCTTCGTCCAGATCCGCTAATTGCAGCGAAGGCTCTAGCGAAATTGGAGGAAAAACAAGCTAGTGGCGGGCACTTAAACGGACATTCCGCAAAAGGCGTCGTGCTTGGCGCTACGATTATGGTGCTCACGCAAATTGTAATGGTCGCCATCATGACAATGACTCCGGTACATATGCAGCATCACGGCCATGGATTAAACGAGGTTGGACTTGTTATCGGCATTCATGTCGGCGCCATGTTCCTGCCGTCGCTCATAACGGGGAGGCTGATCGACAAGCTGGGGAGACTCGTTATGGCTTGCGTGTCCGGCGGCATATTGCTTGCTGCCGGCTTGCTCGCGGCATTCGGTCCCGCCCATTCCATGCTATCGTTGATTGCGGCGCTTGCGCTGCTGGGTTTGGGATGGAATTTGGGCCTCATTAGCGGCACGGCGTTAATCGTCGATTCCACCACGCCAGACAATCGGGCCAAGACGCAGGGCACAATCGACGTATTTGTGGCATTGGCAGGCGCGTCGGGAGGCGCGTTATCGGGGGTGGTGGCCGCGTATACAAGCTATGCTGTGCTGTCCCTTGCAGGAGGACTGCTGTCATTAATTCTTATACCTGTTGTCATCTGGTCGCAGCGGGTTCGCGCGGACGCTTAACATAAGCCATCATTTTGCGTTATTATGAATAATTCCGGATGGAAGGGGAGGTGCGCTGAGCACCTCTCCTTCTTCCATTGGCATGAGGGGGAGGGTATACTAGGAACCATACCATGCTTGCATTCGCTCGACAGAAAGGGAGTAGATTATGTTTCTAAGAAGAGAGAGCTTGAAGGAGTATATCCGTCTGTATCCCGTTGTCAGTATTCTGCTGATCCTTAATATCGTCATGTTCATCTTATTAGAATGGGATGGTTCCTCCACGAGTCAACGGACCCTGCTGGAATTTGGGGCGATGAGCAACTTTCCGGGATATACCGAGCCCTGGCATTTTGTAAGCGCGATGTTTCTCCACATAGGATTTATGCATTTGCTGATGAACGGCTTTGCCCTGTATGTATTTGCCGCGCCGCTTGAACGAATGTTGGGGCGATGGAGGTTTGCCTTGCTGTATCTCGTCTCTGGAATAATTGGCAACGCAGTCAGCTTGGTTGCGCAGCAGGAGGCATTTATCGGCGCTGGAGCGTCCGGTGCAATCTATGGCGTGTACGCGGCTTATGTGTATTTGTCATTGTTTCATAAAACAGCTTTCGGACACCATAATGCCAGCACCATTCAGACGATAGTCGTTGTTGGTGTCATCTATTCCATCATCACTCCCAATGTCGATCTCTACGCCCATCTTGGGGGCTTTGTTGGGGGTTTTCTGATGACGACGCTATACGTCCAATTCCGTAGAAGATAAGAGGAGAAAGGAAATAGACGATGACGCTGCAGCAGCTGAAATATATCATTGAGGTCGCCAATCGCGGCTCGATTAATGAAGCGGCCAAGAGGCTCTTCATCTCGCAGCCCAGCCTATCGAACGCGATTAAGGATTTGGAGGATGAGCTCCATATATCGATATTTGAACGGACGAACAAAGGGATCACTTTGTCGAAGGAGGGTGTAGAGTTTCTAAGCTATGCCCGCCAAGTGGTGGAGCAGGCCGAGCTGTTGGAGTCGCGGTATCTGAACGTCAAGCCCTCCAAGCAGCATTTTTCAGTATCGACCCAGCACTACGCATTTGCCGTGAACGCCTTCGTGAAACTCGTGAAGCAGTATGGATATGAGGAATACGAGCTTGCGCTGCGCGAGACCAAGACGTATGAAATTATCGAGGACGTCCGAACGATGAGAAGCGAGATTGGCATTCTGTACCTGAACGAGTTCAATGAGAAAGTGATCAACAAGCTGTTAAAGGCGGGGAATTTGCAGTTTACCAGTCTGTTCACGGCCAAGCCGCATGTCTTCATCAGTGTACATAATCCCCTCGCCAGGCAGTCGATGATTACGATCGAGGAGCTGCAGGATTATCCATGTCTGAGCTTTGATCAAGGCGAATACAATTCGTTCCATTTCTCAGAGGAAATATTAAGCACGCTCACCCACAAGAAGAGTATTCGAGTCAACGACCGCGCTACGCTGTTCAATCTGCTTATCGGCTTGAACGGCTATACGATCTCAACAGGCGTGCTCAGCAGGGACTTGAACGGAAATGATATTATTCCCGTGCCGCTCGACATCCAGGAGAGCATTCATGTCGGCTGGATCTCGCACCGCAATCTGTCTCTTTCCTTGCTTGGCACGGCTTATATTGACGCTCTCAAGGAGGCAACCTCGCAAGCTTAGGCGGGGCATATGACCTTAATATAGCCTTGATATAGTTTTTGGCTATAGCAGGGTATAGTTATATTCAGTTACTTCCAGCCATCCATTTCATGTTATCTTTCTTGTAACAAATGGATTGGGAGAGTGACAAGATGACAAGAAGCAGTGTATTAGGATATCCTCGCATCGGGGCAAATAGAGAATGGAAAAAAGCGCTGGAAGCGTTCTGGGCTGGCAAGCTGGATGAATCGGACTTCCTCGGCCAGCTTCGAGAGCTGCGCCTTCAGAACCTGCGCAAGCTGCAGAGCAAGGGCATCGACGTTATTCCGGTAGGCGACTTCAGCTATTATGATCAAGTGCTGGATACGGCGACTATGTTCGGTCTCGTGCCTCAACGCTTTCCATATAGCGGCGGACCGGTCCCATTATCCCTGTATTATGGGATCGCTCGCGGCACGAAGGATGCGACGGCTAGCGAGATGACCAAGTGGTTCAACACCAATTATCACTATATCGTTCCAGAGCTCGGCGATCGCCAGCCTGAGCTTACCGAAAACAAGCCTCTGCAGGCCTACCGCGAAGCGAAGCAGGAGCTGGGCATTGAAGGCAGACCAGTGCTGCTTGGACCCGTTACCTTCGTGAAGCTGTCCAAGGGCTACCGGGCTGATCAATTCGGCGACTGGCTTAACCGTCTGCTGCCGCTGTACAAGCAAATCCTCGTGGAGCTGGAAGCGGAGGGCGTGGCTTGGGTGCAGATGGATGAGCCAAGCCTTGTGACGGGACTGAACGAAGCTGAGCTTGCGGCGCTCCAAGTCCTCTATACCCAACTGGCGGCTGCCGCTCCGGGTCTTAGCATCATGCTGCAAACCTATTTCGAATCAGCCGAGCATTACAGCGAAATCGTGAAGCTTCCGGTAAGGGGTATCGGACTAGACTTCGTGCATGGCCGTACCGGCAACCTGAAAGCGTTGGCGCAGTTCGGCTTCCCGAAGGATAAGGTGCTTGGCGCTGGCGTTGTGGACGGCCGCGGCATCTGGAAGGCTTCCCTGCTGGATCAGCTTGCCTTGTTGAAGGCGCTCAGCTCTTATGTATCCGGAGATCGACTGCTTGTTCAATCCTCCTGCAGCCTGCTGCATGTGCCAGTAACCGTAAGCGTAGAAGACAAGCTTCTGCCTGAATTGAAGGGAGCGCTTGCGTTCGCTGACGAGAAGCTGGATGAGCTGGTATGGCTGGCCAAAGGCTTTGCAGAAGGCGAGGCTTCCATCCAGACTCAGCTGAACAGCTGCCAGAAGGCGCTAGATGCAATTGCACAATCCAGTCAGCGCAGTCGAAGCGACGTGCAGAAAGCCGTTGCTGCTATAAGCTCGAAGGACGCGCGCCGTTCTGCGCCATTCGCCAAGCGTTATGAAGCGCAGCGAGCCAAGTGGAGCTTGCCGCTGCTGCCAACCACGACAATCGGAAGCTTCCCGCAATCCGCCGAGGTTCGCAAGGCTCGCCAGGCTTGGCGCAAGGGAGAGTGGAGCAAGGCCCAATATGATGCATTCATCCGCGACCAAATCGATCTGTGGATCGACCTGCAGGAAGAGATCGGCATTGATGTTCTGGTTCACGGGGAGTTCGAGCGTACGGACATGGTAGAGTTTTTTGGCGAGAAGCTGGAGGGCTTCGCGTTCACACAGTTTGGCTGGGTGCAGTCTTACGGCTCGCGCTGTGTGAAGCCGCCCATTATATTCGGGGACGTTGCATTCGACGAGCCGATGACTGTTATCGAGACGGCGTATGCGCAATCCCGCACGGCTCGTCCGGTCAAGGGGATGCTGACAGGTCCCATTACGATCATGAACTGGTCATTCGTACGTGACGATATTCCTCGCGAACGTATCGCTTATCAGCTCGCTTATGCGCTTAGACAAGAGGTGGAAGCGCTCGAGAAGGCTGGCATCGGTCTGATCCAGGTTGACGAGCCTGCGGTCCGCGAAGGACTGCCTCTGAAGCAACAGGACCAAGCCGAATATTTGAACTGGGCGGTCAAGGCATTCCGACTGACCACATGCTCCGAAGAGGAGACGACTCAGATTCATACGCATATGTGCTATTGCGAATTCCACGACATGATTGGCTCCATTGAGGATATGGATGCGGACGTCATCTCCATCGAAACTTCCCGCAGCCACGGCGAGCTGATTCATAGCTTCGAGGAGAATACGTATCCGCTCGGCATTGGACTGGGCGTCTACGATATTCATAGTCCGCGTGTGCCGCAGGTGGAGGAGATGACCAGCATGATCGACCGGGCGCTGCGCGTGCTGGATCCCAAGCTGTTCTGGATCAATCCAGACTGCGGACTGAAGACTCGCGGCAGGGAAGAGACGGTCGCCGCT
This genomic window contains:
- a CDS encoding DUF6376 family protein, whose amino-acid sequence is MKRKWTLWVLAISLFMLPGCGILETVDNSLTFATETSTYMNEVSEFGQEVNTMAQQALTDVEARTELKERMLALKEQIVQYANLQVPDYAKELHGQIVSYNETLQQSLDKALANIEQGKAALEATGIPETLNKINELLGQLNDLNPSR
- a CDS encoding LysR family transcriptional regulator, translated to MTLQQLKYIIEVANRGSINEAAKRLFISQPSLSNAIKDLEDELHISIFERTNKGITLSKEGVEFLSYARQVVEQAELLESRYLNVKPSKQHFSVSTQHYAFAVNAFVKLVKQYGYEEYELALRETKTYEIIEDVRTMRSEIGILYLNEFNEKVINKLLKAGNLQFTSLFTAKPHVFISVHNPLARQSMITIEELQDYPCLSFDQGEYNSFHFSEEILSTLTHKKSIRVNDRATLFNLLIGLNGYTISTGVLSRDLNGNDIIPVPLDIQESIHVGWISHRNLSLSLLGTAYIDALKEATSQA
- a CDS encoding MFS transporter, whose amino-acid sequence is MASTSNASDSLSSKYRLGTLLLVVIVAGMSQGLLLPLLSILLEDAGVSSDMNGINSAAMYIGIFATMFFIEKPVSRFGYRTVIIAGMSIVIAATLLFPLTQSLTIWFILRLLVGVGDSSLHYATQLWIVSSSPKERRGQYISLYGMSYGIGFSLGPLGINLLPLGKAIPFVITSAFFVLVLLLVLRMSNEFPERAIRGEVSENRFLRTYRIAWFVLIPSFLYGLMEASMNTSFPLYGLRIDLSQQWISLLLLAFGAGSLILQLPLGMWSDRMGRKPILIGCGLIGAIAFLCIPAAGGELLLLFLLFMIAGGVVGSFYSLGLAYAADLLPRSILPAANVIASIHFSVGSILGPTLGGFGIRYLSIHSVFLFLGGSFLLFALLGFIFRPAAKQQEA
- a CDS encoding MFS transporter, producing the protein MELSRGRQDRFVPEDRERLYKRTLWTVVASQLFGGAGLAAGITVGALLAQDMLGTDRYAGIPTALLTLGSALASLLVGRLSGKYGRRNGLAGGFFAGAVGAAGIVAAAMLEHVALLFISLFIYGSGTASNLIARYAGTDLALPHQRATAVSIALVSTTFGAVAGPNLVGVMGQFAEAVNVPRLAGPFMLAGVAFLLAGTVLFVLLRPDPLIAAKALAKLEEKQASGGHLNGHSAKGVVLGATIMVLTQIVMVAIMTMTPVHMQHHGHGLNEVGLVIGIHVGAMFLPSLITGRLIDKLGRLVMACVSGGILLAAGLLAAFGPAHSMLSLIAALALLGLGWNLGLISGTALIVDSTTPDNRAKTQGTIDVFVALAGASGGALSGVVAAYTSYAVLSLAGGLLSLILIPVVIWSQRVRADA
- the metE gene encoding 5-methyltetrahydropteroyltriglutamate--homocysteine S-methyltransferase — protein: MTRSSVLGYPRIGANREWKKALEAFWAGKLDESDFLGQLRELRLQNLRKLQSKGIDVIPVGDFSYYDQVLDTATMFGLVPQRFPYSGGPVPLSLYYGIARGTKDATASEMTKWFNTNYHYIVPELGDRQPELTENKPLQAYREAKQELGIEGRPVLLGPVTFVKLSKGYRADQFGDWLNRLLPLYKQILVELEAEGVAWVQMDEPSLVTGLNEAELAALQVLYTQLAAAAPGLSIMLQTYFESAEHYSEIVKLPVRGIGLDFVHGRTGNLKALAQFGFPKDKVLGAGVVDGRGIWKASLLDQLALLKALSSYVSGDRLLVQSSCSLLHVPVTVSVEDKLLPELKGALAFADEKLDELVWLAKGFAEGEASIQTQLNSCQKALDAIAQSSQRSRSDVQKAVAAISSKDARRSAPFAKRYEAQRAKWSLPLLPTTTIGSFPQSAEVRKARQAWRKGEWSKAQYDAFIRDQIDLWIDLQEEIGIDVLVHGEFERTDMVEFFGEKLEGFAFTQFGWVQSYGSRCVKPPIIFGDVAFDEPMTVIETAYAQSRTARPVKGMLTGPITIMNWSFVRDDIPRERIAYQLAYALRQEVEALEKAGIGLIQVDEPAVREGLPLKQQDQAEYLNWAVKAFRLTTCSEEETTQIHTHMCYCEFHDMIGSIEDMDADVISIETSRSHGELIHSFEENTYPLGIGLGVYDIHSPRVPQVEEMTSMIDRALRVLDPKLFWINPDCGLKTRGREETVAALRNMVEATSIARSKHAVHV
- a CDS encoding rhomboid family intramembrane serine protease gives rise to the protein MFLRRESLKEYIRLYPVVSILLILNIVMFILLEWDGSSTSQRTLLEFGAMSNFPGYTEPWHFVSAMFLHIGFMHLLMNGFALYVFAAPLERMLGRWRFALLYLVSGIIGNAVSLVAQQEAFIGAGASGAIYGVYAAYVYLSLFHKTAFGHHNASTIQTIVVVGVIYSIITPNVDLYAHLGGFVGGFLMTTLYVQFRRR
- a CDS encoding MFS transporter, with the translated sequence MQNTKSRKLNMSFQSKREMTDMTSRSGGGAKGRILEFAAIASIPMVLVFGNSMLVPVLPELQNALGITKFQSSLVISIFSLAAGLFIPIIGYLSDQLGRKAIIIPALIIYGAAGVLAGMGAIWQSYTVIIISRAIQGMAAAGTAPIAMALVGDLYDGATESKALGLTEASNGAGKVLSPIIGSLLALIVWYASFFAFPVFCALSLAAVLFLIKEPKHDHKQKLGVYLQKVGSLFKEKGRWLIASFFAGSLGLFILFGVLFYLSNILEVDPYRIEGVKKGLILAIPLLGMVITSYTTGSLIKKNGKLIRLLINLGLLTMTVALASAIFFLQNLYVFIGLLTLSSIGTGLLLPCLNTMITGAVDKSERGMITSLYNCLRFLGVAFGPPLFGWMMDQSHRLVFISVSSLSLVTLALVFFLIKPPAQIQ